In the Silvanigrella aquatica genome, AAATCATGCAAAATATAATTTTAATGAATATACCAATTATGAAAGCATGGAGCATGAAGGAAATTTTAATTGGAAAACGTGGCAAGATGGTTTTCAAGAATGCTATCATTGTATGACAATCCATCCTATTTTTAATAAAAACTTTCAATTGAGAAAATATAATATTGAAAATAAAGATCGCTATTCTGTTCACTCTTGTGAACGCAAAGATATTACATCATCCTTTGGCGAGTTTGAAGGTCTTTGGCTGTGGCATTATCCTAATTTAGGATTACCTTGTTACCAAAATTGTTTTTATACTTTACAAGTAAACCCCATAAATTCAAGAAAAACAAAATTAAGTTACCGTTTCCGATTTAAATCTCATGTCAATGAAATAGAACGAAAAGAATTTATAAAAACAATCGAAAAGATAACCTTTGAAGATATTATGATATGTGAACAAGTTCAGAAAAATTTAGAAGTAGGAATTTACAATGAAGGCATACTACATCCTGAAAGAGAAAATGGAGTTGAATATTTTCACTCCTTAATTAAAAAAGCTCTTGCTGATCAAAATAAAGGAATTCATTATGGCAAAAACACAATATGATTTTATAATTGTGGGAGGAGGCTCAGCGGGTTGCGTTTTAGCGAATCGTTTTAGCACAAATCCTTCAAATAAAGTTCTTGTTCTTGAGGCAGGCCGACCCGATTATATTTGGGATATATTTATTCATATGCCCGCGGCTCTTATGTATCCTTTAGGAAATAAATACTACGACTGGTGTTACAATAGCGATCCCGAACCTTTTATGCAGGGAAGAAGAGTCTTTCATGGACGCGGCAAAGTATTAGGCGGTTGTAGCTCCATCAATGGAATGATTTATATTCGTGGCAATCCTCTTGATTATCAAAAATGGGCGAATCAAAAAGGTCTCGAATATTGGGATTATCAACACTGCTTGCCGTACTTTAATCGAGCTGAAACACGCATGATAGGAGCAGACAACTACCACGGATTTACAGGTCCTTTAATGCTTGAAACAGCATCCTGTGATAACCCACTATTTCATGCTTTTTTTGAAGCTGTCCAAGAAGCAGGTTATCCCCTTACAAATGATGTGAATGGTTTCCGTCAAGAAGGATTTGGACGTTTTGATAGAAATATAAATAGAGCCAGAAGAATTTCAGCATCAAGAGCTTATCTACATCCTGTAAGAAAAAAAAGACCTAATTTGCATATAAAATGCAGAGCTCTCACAACAAAAATACTCTTTGAAGGTAACAGAGCTGTTGGCGTTGAGTACCAACAATACGGTGCAACACATAAGGTTTATGCTGGCGAAGTGATTTGCAGTGGAGGAGCTATTAATTCTCCACAACTTCTCCAGCTCTCAGGAATTGGCAACGGAAATGATTTAAAATCACTCGGAATTAAAGTTGTAGAAAATCTTCCAGGAGTTGGACAAAACTTGCAAGATCACCTTGAAGTCTATGTTCAATATGCATGCAAACAACCCGTCAGTTTATACCCCGCTTTAAAATGGTGGAATAAACCTAAAATTGGTTTTCAATGGCTTTTTCAGCGCAAAGGAGCCGCCGCAAGCAATCATTTCGAAGCAGGCGGGTTTATAAGAAGTAACAATGAAGTAACATACCCTAATATTCAATTTCATTTTCTCCCTCTAGCAGTAAGATATGACGGGACTTCTCCTTCAGGAGGACACGGATATCAAGTACACATTGGTCCTATGAATTCCGATGCACGGGGACGTGTGAAAATCCGATCAACTGACGCTCGTGAACATCCCAGTATTTTATTTAATTATTTATCAACGGATCAAGATAGAAGAGAATGGATTGAAGCCGTTCGTTGCGCTCGAAAAATATTAAATCAACCCGCCATGGATGATTTTAATGCGGGAGAGACATCACCAGGGAAGCATATTGAATCAGATCAAGAAATATTAGATTGGGTATCTCGCGATGCGGAAACTGCATTACATCCCTCTTGCACATGTAAAATGGGTGAAGATGGCATGTCCGTAGTCGATCCTAAGTCTATGCGCGTTCATGGTGTTAGCAATTTAAGAGTTGTCGATGCCTCGGTTATGCCGTTTGTTACCAATGGAAACATTTATGCTCCTGTTATGATGATTGCTGAAAAATCCGCTGATTTAATTTTAGGAAATTCCCCTCTACCACCTGCACCAACAATTTATTATCAACATGAAACGCAACCCAATTTAAATAAAAAATATTCTTCAAATGAGTTAAATGCCATGACGTAATTATTTATGAATTATAAAAATTCAATAATGTTATTCTCTCTATTTAAATTTAACGTAACAATTCCGCATTCCAAAAAGTTTTTTCCTTATGTTAGCAAACAGTCTTCATCAAGAGGTTTCGCTTTATGGTAAAAAACAAAAGAATATCTTCAATAGATGCCTTACGCGGCCTTACTGTAGCCGCAATGCTATTAGTTAATAATGCGGGCGATTGGGATCATGTGTACCCTTGGTTAGAACACGCAGAATGGCATGGCTGCACTCCGCCCGACTTCATTTTTCCTTTTTTTCTCTTGATTGTCGGTGTGTCAATACAACTGGCGCTGGGCGCCAAGGCCGATGCGACATCGTCACAAGTGGAAAGAAATGCTTTGCTAAAAAGTGTTGTCTGGCGAGGCATTCGC is a window encoding:
- a CDS encoding aromatic ring-hydroxylating oxygenase subunit alpha; the encoded protein is MSPFTKTIPASWYYDPHIYEMERKSIFSSEWIYIGEENDFKNSGDYIKYEMAGYPLFLVKGEDNLIRGFHNVCIHRAAPLVSEKKGNLKNSSVTCRYHGWTYDLKGTLNHTPFLETSDVKKNCQGSLFEVKLAQFNGLIFINLNENPIDFNEFINPLDHELNHAKYNFNEYTNYESMEHEGNFNWKTWQDGFQECYHCMTIHPIFNKNFQLRKYNIENKDRYSVHSCERKDITSSFGEFEGLWLWHYPNLGLPCYQNCFYTLQVNPINSRKTKLSYRFRFKSHVNEIERKEFIKTIEKITFEDIMICEQVQKNLEVGIYNEGILHPERENGVEYFHSLIKKALADQNKGIHYGKNTI
- the betA gene encoding choline dehydrogenase, producing the protein MAKTQYDFIIVGGGSAGCVLANRFSTNPSNKVLVLEAGRPDYIWDIFIHMPAALMYPLGNKYYDWCYNSDPEPFMQGRRVFHGRGKVLGGCSSINGMIYIRGNPLDYQKWANQKGLEYWDYQHCLPYFNRAETRMIGADNYHGFTGPLMLETASCDNPLFHAFFEAVQEAGYPLTNDVNGFRQEGFGRFDRNINRARRISASRAYLHPVRKKRPNLHIKCRALTTKILFEGNRAVGVEYQQYGATHKVYAGEVICSGGAINSPQLLQLSGIGNGNDLKSLGIKVVENLPGVGQNLQDHLEVYVQYACKQPVSLYPALKWWNKPKIGFQWLFQRKGAAASNHFEAGGFIRSNNEVTYPNIQFHFLPLAVRYDGTSPSGGHGYQVHIGPMNSDARGRVKIRSTDAREHPSILFNYLSTDQDRREWIEAVRCARKILNQPAMDDFNAGETSPGKHIESDQEILDWVSRDAETALHPSCTCKMGEDGMSVVDPKSMRVHGVSNLRVVDASVMPFVTNGNIYAPVMMIAEKSADLILGNSPLPPAPTIYYQHETQPNLNKKYSSNELNAMT